TTCCAAAGATTTATAATTCAGGTCGATAGACGCTGTATGATTGATGTTCTTATATAGATGTTTCTTCGATTCTAATTCGGATTTCGAAGAAATTCCAAATAGATGTCCTCCGTTCAACGCTTTCTCGCAGATATCGAAAAGGTGTTCGCAGACGACTCTGAACTCGTTTACTATTTTCAGCGGCACATTCGCGGCATAATTCGCAGTAAGAGTGGACATACCCTGAATATTCATGCAACTTCTAGCGAACAATTTACCCAATATTTCGTAGTTTCCGATAGGTAACGCGTATCCGAAATATGGAGAGATGAcgtattctaaaaaattgaaatttttataaaatttcaaaaaaccatgaTACAAAGAAACGATGGATTCTTTCGATGAATACCCGGCGTTGTTTTCTTCTCGTACAGCCGCTTGACGTACATCTTTTCCGGGCAGTAGcaactttttttgttgcatGAAAAACACCACCAACCAAAATATCGtatgagtttttatttttttggttccgTGTAAGTTATGTTCTTTTAATACGTATTTCAGAAACAACGTCAAAACTTTACAATTCGGATACTGTTCCACGTACAGTTTCGCCAGCACCGAATCATCCACTCCCATTCTGCCGGAGAATGTAATGCTGCATACTTTTCCGGTGTCTTTGTGTATCAACTCAACCAGTGGAACTCGCGccgttttgaaaaaacgtttaggatcgaagtaggtattattttggaaaacattcGAGACTGTTTCCACAAGTTTTCCGGCGTCAGAATTCGTAAGATTTTCGAATGATCCTGAGGATAGAAATTACTACGATTAGATATCTAATATTTAGAGTTCAATAAAGTGAGATATCGAATTGGAATATTTCGTTCGAgattattgtaaaaaaagaaatattagaACATTCACCATTATGGAAATCAATATCGCTGTTCTCACGACAACAGAGTCCATTCTTGTAGGAGCCGTACAAGTGCCAATCATTCGCAACACGTTCGCCACTCAATAAATGTATATCGTAAGATGCAAAAGCAGTCTCTAAATCGCGAGTTACCGATTCCAGGATTTCACGTCGTTCATCTTCGGGCAAACTGATCTCATTaacttttttaacgattttgttttcaatttcaggttCCCGTAAATTGGCCGGATATTCATACTGTTGAACAATTAcaagttggatgaaaatttatcgTCTTAATATCGAACACAACGTTACGTAAATCGATAAAATTGATTGTACTAACCGAACTAAGCGCATTGGGCAAATCGAAATCAATTCTAGAAACTGTCTGATCCGGCGTCTTCGCATTTACGGTCCAGTCTTTGAAGCCGCGATGTTTCAACTTTAACTCAGATACAATCTCGCTTTGAAGACGTTGCTTCCTCTGTGAATCCATTATCGATTGCTGTTGCCTCCACGTTATGAAAATTCGTAATAAGGGCTGGTCAGTAATATGATACAACTTTGAAAAGCACACCGTCGCGTCGAACTGCAACTAAAAATTAAcacttacctatgtatttggACTTAGGTATCACTTTCCAAGTATAATAAGTACAACGATGAAAATGATagctataggtacttaatatgtaggtataaatatgtacttatagtaATTTCTTCAACTAACCGTTATTTGAA
The sequence above is a segment of the Planococcus citri chromosome 3, ihPlaCitr1.1, whole genome shotgun sequence genome. Coding sequences within it:
- the LOC135841002 gene encoding uncharacterized protein LOC135841002, with amino-acid sequence MDSQRKQRLQSEIVSELKLKHRGFKDWTVNAKTPDQTVSRIDFDLPNALSSYEYPANLREPEIENKIVKKVNEISLPEDERREILESVTRDLETAFASYDIHLLSGERVANDWHLYGSYKNGLCCRENSDIDFHNGSFENLTNSDAGKLVETVSNVFQNNTYFDPKRFFKTARVPLVELIHKDTGKVCSITFSGRMGVDDSVLAKLYVEQYPNCKVLTLFLKYVLKEHNLHGTKKIKTHTIFWLVVFFMQQKKLLLPGKDVRQAAVREENNAGYSSKESIVSLYHGFLKFYKNFNFLEYVISPYFGYALPIGNYEILGKLFARSCMNIQGMSTLTANYAANVPLKIVNEFRVVCEHLFDICEKALNGGHLFGISSKSELESKKHLYKNINHTASIDLNYKSLEARSDDLKEFLIAAVRNLMEIVLGFHCQSIVSRNVVYNKQGDPSAREVVPFLYIDYSSTYTTLSNKHMLSMFEESSSCLSENFGVFFLFEARNDLKLKRVRVLVEGDGRFVEFMETYGKELFIVQVCK